Within the candidate division KSB1 bacterium genome, the region CTATCATCCGCCACCTTATGAAGCACACCCTCGATGGCAAATCCCTCACGCTGGAAATTCTCGCCGAGGTGGCACGGGGCGACGCCGAGCTGGAATTGTCCGGTGAGGCACTGAGCCGCATGGAAAACGCGCGGCGCGTGATCGAAAACATTCTGCACAGCGGCCGTGTGCTGTACGGCGTCAACACCGGCTTCGGCAAGCTCGCCGATGTGCGCATCTCGCCCGATGATCTGCAAACGCTGCAGACCAATCTCATTCTCAGCCATGCCTGCGGCAGCGGCCCGGCGCTGCCCGCGCCGGAAGTGCGCGCGGTGATGGCACTCAAGCTTAACGCCCTGCTCACCGGTTATTCCGGCTGCCGCACGGTGCTGGCGCATTATCTGCACCACCTGCTCGCCAAAGATGTGTTGCCGGTGATTCCCGAGAAAGGTTCGGTGGGTGCCTCCGGCGATCTTGCGCCCCTGGCGCATCTGGCGCTGGTGCTCATCGGCCGGGGCGAGGCGCTGGTGCAGGGCCAGCGAGTCAGCGGCCGCGAGGCGCTGCGCTTCGTTGATTTGCAGCCGCTGGAACTGGCGGCGAAGGAGGGGCTGGCGTTGATCAACGGCACGCAGTTCATGGCGGCGGTGGGCAGCCTGGCTTATTTGCAACTGTCCACGCTCACGCGCAGCGCCGACATTTGCGGCGCGATGAGTGCGGAGGCGTTGTTGTGCACGCCGGTGGCGTTCGACCAGCGCATTCAAGTGGCGCGCGGCTATGCCGGCCAGCAGCAAGTGGCGGCCAACTTGCGGCGGCTGATGGCCGACAGCCCGATCCGCAACTCCCATCTGCAATGTCAACGCGTGCAGGATGCCTATTCGGTGCGCTGTCTGCCGCAGGTGCACGGCGCGGTGCGCGACTATCTCCAGCCACTGCGTGAAACCTTCACCATCGAACTCAACGCCGCCACCGACAATCCCCTGGTGTTCGCCGAAGACGGGGAGGTGCTCTCCGGCGGCAACTTTCACGGCCATCCGCTGGCGATCGCCTGCGATCTCATCGCCATTCTGGCTACGCATCTCGCCAGCATGAGCGAGCGCCGCATCGCCTTCATGATGGACAGCACGCTCAGCGAGTTGCCGCCTTTTCTGGTGAAGAACAGCGGGCTGAATTCGGGCTTCATGATCGCCCATGTCGCCGCTGCCAGTCTGGTTTCTGAAAACAAAGTGCTCAGTCATCCTGCTTCGGTGGATTCGATTCCGACGTCGGCCAACAAGGAGGATTTCGTCAGCATGGGCGCGCATGCCGCGGTGAAGGCACGCCATGCCGTGCAGAATGCCCTGCAGGTGCTGGCGATCGAGCTGGTCTGTGCCTGCCAGGCGCTGGATCTGCGACTGCCCCTGGAGCCGGGGCCGGCCACCCGTGCGGTGCGCAATCTCGTGCGCGCGCACGTGCCGCCGTTGACGGAAGACCGGCTGCTGGCGGATGATCTGGCGGCGGCCGCGCACCTGCTCGCCAGCGGCGCAGTCTTGCGGGAAGCGGAAAGCGTTATTGGAGAGCTGTGACATGGAAAAAGTCATTGGTGAAGCCCTGACCTTTGACGACGTGCTGCTGGTGCCGCAGGCTTCCGCCGTGCTGCCCGGCGAGGTGGATTTGCGGACCGGCTTTACGCGGCGCATCGCCCTGAACATTCCGCTGGTGAGTGCGGCGATGGACACCGTCACCGAAGCCAATCTCGCCATCGCGCTGGCGCGCCAGGGCGGCATTGGCATCATTCACAAGAACATGTCCATCGAGAAACAGGCTGCCGAGGTCGATGCGGTGAAGCGCTCGGAAAGCGGCATGATCTACAATCCCATCACGCTGGCGCCCAACAACACCGTGCGCGAAGCGCTGCAGCTCATGAGCCGTTATCACATCTCCGGCATTCCGGTGGTGGAGGGTGAGCTGCTGGTCGGCATCCTCACCAATCGCGACCTGCGCTTCGAGGACAATGTTGACCTGCCGATTCACCAGGTGATGACGCGCGACAATCTCATCACCGCGCCGCTGGGCACGACGCTGGAGGCCGCCGAGCGCCTGTTGCAGGAACATCGCATCGAAAAACTGCCGATCGTCGACAAGCGCGGCCGGCTGAAGGGCTTGATCACGGTCAAGGACATCAAGAACAAAAAAATGTATCCCAACGCGGCCAAGGATGAACGCGGCCGGTTGCGGGTGGGTGCGGCAGTGGGCGTCGGCCGCGACACCCTGAATCGCGCCGCGGCTCTGGTGCAGGCGCATGCCGATGTGCTGGTGGTGGACACCGCGCACGGCCATTCCGAAGGCGTGATCAAAACCGTGCGGCAACTGCGCGAAGCCCATCCCGAGGTCGATTTGGTCGCGGGCAATGTGGCCACCGAAGCCGGCGCCCTGGCGTTGATCGAAGCCGGCGTCGATGCGGTGAAAGTGGGCATTGGCCCCGGCTCGATCTGTACCACGCGCGTGGTGGCCGGCGTTGGTGTGCCGCAAATCACGGCGGTGATGGATTGTGCCCGGGTGTGCCGCAAATTCGACATTCCCCTGATTGCCGACGGCGGCATCAAGCAGACCGGTGACATTGCCAAGGCGATTGCCGCGGGCGCGGATACCGTCATGCTGGGCAATATGCTGGCGGGCACGGAAGAAAGCCCCGGCGAGATGATCTATTTGGAGGGCCGCAGCTACAAAACCTATCGTGCCATGGGGTCGATCTCTGCCATGCGCCAGGGCAGCAGCGACCGCTATTTTCAGGAGGGGCGGAAGAAACTGGTGCCGGAGGGCATCGAGGGCCGTGTGCCCTATCGCGGCAAACTGGCGGACGTGGTGTTTCAAATGATCGGTGGTTTGCGAGCCGCGATGGGGTATGTCGGGGCTGCCACCATCGCCGAGCTGCAGGAAAAGGGCCGCTTCGTGCGCATCACCTCCGCCGGCCTGCGGGAAAGCCATCCGCACGACGTCATCATCACCCACGAAGCCCCGAACTACAAGCTGCACGGCAGTAATTGACATCGCACGACAATTGAGTGAAGCGCCTGCCGCTCAATCTCCAGCGGCGTATTTCGCCGCCGTTTGCTTGCCAGGACAAATCACGGCGCCGGAACCCGATTCCTCGCCACCGGTTTTCGCGAGACCAGGGCCGGAGGAAGCTCCGCCGGCCCCTGCCAGGATCGCCCCTGCCTTGCCTGCCTCGTATCTGCGCGTGTGTGGCATTCCCCGCCGGGCGGCGCCGAAGGTTGACTCGCGATCAAATCTCTCAATCTCCCTGTCGTTGGGTATGTTTTCCGGTTCTATCCTCATCGGTGTGGGTAAATCGTGACGCGGCACGCGGGCACCACCAAATTCTCCGGACGCGGCGCGACCCGGATTCACACGGATTTTTACCTGCAGTGATCCGCACAAATCTGAATTTTAAAGACTGTGTTGATCGTCATGTGCAATGGCATACCCATCGTGATCAAAACGTCGCCTAGAGTCTTGTCTGCCGGCAGGGCTTTTCGTACCAAACTTGAACGGCGAAGTTGCGAAGAACGCCATGCTGGCATCGCTTTGCGTTATTCGTGCCCTGGCGGTTCAAAAAACCTTCCCGGTCGGGATTTTTTCGGGTAATTTGCCAGGCCGCGTGCGACAGCCGGCATGATGAAAAAATGAACTTTCGTCTTTGTGCCTTCAGGCACCGACCCTCGCAATTCATTGCCGGCGGGTCTGCTTACAGACTGACTGCGGTGTGGGAGGGACCATTCAAGTTGACCGCGTCCCGGCGGGCGGCAGATCCACGCTTCACAGCAGCTCTGCCTGGCGCAACACCTCCCGAATGTCACGCCGCGTTTCTGCATTCAGCGGCAACAGCGGCGGGCGCGGCGCGCCGCCGAAATAACCCAGCTCATCGAGCGCCGCTTTCAAGCCGGGAACGCCCAGCCGGCTGACGATCAACCGCCCCACCGGCGCGAGTTTTTTCGCCAGGGCGGCGGCCTCCTGCCAGCGCTGTGCCTGCACCCATTCCACCAGCGTGACACATGCCCGCGGCGCGATATTCGACAATGCCAGAATGCCGCCGCCAAAGCCGTGCACCAGCGCGGAAAAGAAAACGCCATCGGAGCCCGCAAGAATCTGAAAGTCTGCGGGCGTTTTTTCGCGCAGCTCGAGCAACTGGCCGAGATTGCCGGCACTGTCTTTCATGCCGATAATGTTGGGATGCGCCGCGAGCTGCGCCACCAGGCCGGGAGCAAGATTGAGAGAGGTGAATTTGGGCACGTTGTAAATCAAAACCGGAATCGGCGAGGCCTCGGCAACGGTTTCAAAATGCCGGCGCAGGGCCTCGTGTGACATGCGGTCGCGATAGTATGCGGGCGTCAGCACCAGCGCGGCCGCGGCCCCCAGGTCGGCGGCCTGCTGCGTGAACAGGCAGGTGGCCGCCGTTGATTCCTGTCCGGTGCCGGCGATCATGATTTTGTTCGCGGGAATCGCACGCCGCGCCACACGCAACACCTCCAGCTTCTCGGCATGGCTGAGCAGTGGCGCTTCCCCGTTGGAACCGAGCAGGAGATAGCCGGCCAGCCCGGTGTCATGCAACCGGTTGAGATTGTCCGTCAGGCGGTGCGGGGCAAAGCGGCCGTCTTCAAAAGGCGTTGGGATCGGCGGAAACACTCCCTGCAGCGTGAGTGCCGCGGGCCTTTCACTTTTTTGCATGAGCTTCCTCCGGTGAATTTCCTGCCTGGGGTGCCGGCATTTCGGAGCACACCATCCGGGGCGAGGCGACACCTGCTGCGCATTGGCGATCGGAATGCGGCTTTCAAATTGCAACCACGATCTCCGGGCACAGTTGAACGCTGATCATCGCTGATTTTTTGTTTCTGTGTTCGTCGGCGAGAATCTGTTTTCCGAAAATCTGCTCGGGCACGGTCGCTTTTCCGCGTCATTTGCCATGCCGCGTGCGGCACCCTTCAGAATGAATCTGAATTTGGCATGGGTCGTGTTGCGCTCACCGCCTGCGATGGAAATCGCCGGCTCAAAGCGCAGGTCGGGCCAACGGCCGACTGGGCACCCGATTGGTGGGCAGCCGCCTTCAGGTGGTTTCAGCTTTGAGACCGGGAATTTACTCTCAGGCGAAAGGTGGCAAAAAGAAGATGCAAAATTGCGGATGAAAATGCCGCGCAGACTTCCTGCGTGAGAGTGTTTTCCCGGGAATACCATGCCGCTCGATCCGAAATATAATCGCCCGGGGCTGCAAAGCCAGCAGGAATTTCATCAAAATAAAAAAGGCCCGAGTCTTTCGACCCGGACCTCTTGGCTGTGAGGGGGAGCCACAATTCCAAAGTACAGCATTGTTGGCAAAGGCGTCCGACTTGGCGGGAGCCGCAGCGCAGATCGAGCCTCCTGCTCACAACGTCCTGATGTTTTGAGTTGCCAGAAGCCAGCTCGTCACAACCGAGCCGGACGCGCTTGGTGCCGACCTCCTGTCGGCGATGATTAACGTCTCTGCCCCTTTCATTTGCAAGTGCCATGCCGCGCCCCGGCTTCTGTGAACGCCCTGCCGGCAAATTTTTATGCCCTGCCAGGTAAACCGTT harbors:
- the hutH gene encoding histidine ammonia-lyase, with translation MKHTLDGKSLTLEILAEVARGDAELELSGEALSRMENARRVIENILHSGRVLYGVNTGFGKLADVRISPDDLQTLQTNLILSHACGSGPALPAPEVRAVMALKLNALLTGYSGCRTVLAHYLHHLLAKDVLPVIPEKGSVGASGDLAPLAHLALVLIGRGEALVQGQRVSGREALRFVDLQPLELAAKEGLALINGTQFMAAVGSLAYLQLSTLTRSADICGAMSAEALLCTPVAFDQRIQVARGYAGQQQVAANLRRLMADSPIRNSHLQCQRVQDAYSVRCLPQVHGAVRDYLQPLRETFTIELNAATDNPLVFAEDGEVLSGGNFHGHPLAIACDLIAILATHLASMSERRIAFMMDSTLSELPPFLVKNSGLNSGFMIAHVAAASLVSENKVLSHPASVDSIPTSANKEDFVSMGAHAAVKARHAVQNALQVLAIELVCACQALDLRLPLEPGPATRAVRNLVRAHVPPLTEDRLLADDLAAAAHLLASGAVLREAESVIGEL
- the guaB gene encoding IMP dehydrogenase — encoded protein: MEKVIGEALTFDDVLLVPQASAVLPGEVDLRTGFTRRIALNIPLVSAAMDTVTEANLAIALARQGGIGIIHKNMSIEKQAAEVDAVKRSESGMIYNPITLAPNNTVREALQLMSRYHISGIPVVEGELLVGILTNRDLRFEDNVDLPIHQVMTRDNLITAPLGTTLEAAERLLQEHRIEKLPIVDKRGRLKGLITVKDIKNKKMYPNAAKDERGRLRVGAAVGVGRDTLNRAAALVQAHADVLVVDTAHGHSEGVIKTVRQLREAHPEVDLVAGNVATEAGALALIEAGVDAVKVGIGPGSICTTRVVAGVGVPQITAVMDCARVCRKFDIPLIADGGIKQTGDIAKAIAAGADTVMLGNMLAGTEESPGEMIYLEGRSYKTYRAMGSISAMRQGSSDRYFQEGRKKLVPEGIEGRVPYRGKLADVVFQMIGGLRAAMGYVGAATIAELQEKGRFVRITSAGLRESHPHDVIITHEAPNYKLHGSN
- a CDS encoding dihydrodipicolinate synthase family protein, which produces MQKSERPAALTLQGVFPPIPTPFEDGRFAPHRLTDNLNRLHDTGLAGYLLLGSNGEAPLLSHAEKLEVLRVARRAIPANKIMIAGTGQESTAATCLFTQQAADLGAAAALVLTPAYYRDRMSHEALRRHFETVAEASPIPVLIYNVPKFTSLNLAPGLVAQLAAHPNIIGMKDSAGNLGQLLELREKTPADFQILAGSDGVFFSALVHGFGGGILALSNIAPRACVTLVEWVQAQRWQEAAALAKKLAPVGRLIVSRLGVPGLKAALDELGYFGGAPRPPLLPLNAETRRDIREVLRQAELL